Proteins encoded by one window of Vitis vinifera cultivar Pinot Noir 40024 chromosome 10, ASM3070453v1:
- the LOC100854378 gene encoding heavy metal-associated isoprenylated plant protein 9: MGEEAKEQAPAEVKPEAEEKKEEKAEEKKEEKPEEQKEEPKPPLPFVLFVDLHCVGCAKKIERSLMKIRALSLSLSLFLPVHVNIAHSQLSHSSLIT, from the exons ATGGGTGAAGAAGCTAAG GAACAAGCTCCAGCTGAAGTTAAACCAGAGGCAGAGGAGAAGAAGGAGGAAAAAGCAgaggagaagaaagaagaaaaaccagaaGAGCAGAAGGAGGAACCTAAGCCACCATTACCATTTGTCTTGTTTGTAGATTTGCATTGTGTGGGATGTGCCAAGAAGATAGAGAGGTCCCTCATGAAAATAagagctctctctctctctctctctctctttcttcctgTCCACGTGAATATAGCTCACTCACAGCTCTCTCACAGCTCTCTCATTACCTGA